Proteins co-encoded in one Marmota flaviventris isolate mMarFla1 chromosome 9, mMarFla1.hap1, whole genome shotgun sequence genomic window:
- the LOC114100091 gene encoding glycine N-acyltransferase-like protein Keg1, with translation MLHLQGPQMLQLLEKSLLKHLPESLKVFGTVFHINQGNPFKLKALVDKWPDFNTLVIRPEEQEMTDDLDHYTNTYQIYSKDPKNCQEFLSSPEVINWKQHFQIQSLQASLDKVIKNLVAIHSGQVKHTQCFLYMVHDTAKKLAPSLLDGKNASPDGDKSKSLDQEMFKHSTLDITHAALVNKFWYFGGNERSQRFIERCIRTFPSFCLLGPEGTPVSWTMMDQTGELRIGATVPEYRGQSLLYHIARCQIQTLGKLGFPMYAHVDKANHITQRVTLRLGNIPMSCDWNQWNYVPL, from the exons ATGCTCCACTTGCAGGGTCCACAGATGCTGCAGCTGCTGGAGAAGTCCTTGCTGAAGCACCTCCCTGAGTCCTTAAAG GTGTTTGGAACTGTCTTCCACATAAACCAGGGGAACCCATTCAAGCTTAAGGCCCTGGTGGACAAATGGCCTGATTTTAATACTCTGGTTATTCGTCCTGAGGAGCAG GAAATGACAGATGACCTTGATCACTACACTAATACTTACCAGATCTATTCCAAGGATCCCAAGAACTGTCAGGAATTCCTTAGCTCACCGGAAGTCATCAACTGGAAGCAACACTTTCAGATTCAAA GCTTACAGGCCAGCCTGGATAAGGTGATAAAAAACCTTGTAGCCATTCATTCGGGCCAAGTCAAGCACACACAATGCTTTCTCTACATGGTACATGACACAGCAAAGAAACTGGCTCCTTCGCTGCTGGATGGAAAGAACGCATCTCCCGATGGTGACAAATCCAAGTCCCT CGACCAAGAGATGTTTAAACACTCAACCCTGGATATTACCCATGCTGCCTTGGTGAATAAATTCTGGTATTTTGGTGGCAATGAAAGAAGTCAGAGATTCATTGAGCGCTGTATCCGGACCTTCCCCAGCTTCTGTCTGCTGGGGCCTGAGGGGACCCCTGTGAGCTGGACCATGATGGACCAGACTGGAGAGCTGCGAATAGGAGCTACTGTGCCTGAGTACCGAGGTCAAAGTCTCCTTTATCACATCGCCAGATGCCAGATCCAGACTCTGGGAAAACTTGGCTTCCCCATGTATGCTCATGTGGACAAGGCCAACCACATCACACAACGAGTGACCCTCAGGCTGGGTAATATCCCCATGTCCTGTGACTGGAACCAGTGGAACTATGTGCCTCTGTGA